One part of the Eptesicus fuscus isolate TK198812 chromosome 20, DD_ASM_mEF_20220401, whole genome shotgun sequence genome encodes these proteins:
- the ACBD4 gene encoding acyl-CoA-binding domain-containing protein 4 isoform X2 — MGTEKEIPEPDCQKQFQAAVRVIQNLPKNNSYYRPSYEEMLRFYSYYKQATMGPCLVPRPGFWDPIGRYKWDAWNSLGKMSREEAMFAYITEMKVVAQKVIDTVPLGEVADDMFGYFEPLYQVIPDMPRPPETFLQRVTGLEEQVLNGDTGTTPESPCLPKEPAPPSPESQPPRDPDPEVFCDSLEQLEPELVWAEQKGAPGGEPDTRNRPVPPTGKEGFRGSLPGPQELDSWLVGTVRALQESMRDVQGRLQSLESMPAPCKEQRPPSRARPWPLRLSGPTLLFFLLWPFIVQWLVRQFRTLKR, encoded by the exons ATGGGTACCGAGAAAGAAATCCCGGAACCGGACTGCCAGAAACAGTTCCAGGCCGCAGTCAGAGTCATTCAGAACCTGCCCAAGAACAACA GTTATTACCGCCCCTCCTATGAAGAGATGCTTCGATTCTACAGCTACTACAAGCAGGCTACCATGGGGCCCTGCCTGGTTCCCCGGCCTGGGTTCTGGGACCCCATTGGACGATATAAGTG GGATGCCTGGAACAGCCTGGGCAAGATGAGTAGGGAGGAGGCCATGTTTGCCTACATCACTGAGATGAAGGTGGTGGCACAGAAG GTGATCGACACAGTGCCCCTGGGTGAGGTGGCAGACGACATGTTTGGTTACTTTGAGCCCCTGTACCAGGTGATCCCTGACATGCCGAGACCCCCGGAAACCTTTCTGCAAAGGGTCACAG GTCTTGAAGAGCAGGTACTGAATGGAGATACTGGGACTACCCCAGAGTCTCCCTGCCTTCCCAAGGAACCAGCACCCCCAAGCCCAG AGTCTCAGCCACCCAGGGACCCGGACCCCGAGGTTTTCTGTGAttccctggagcagctggagccTGAGCTG GTTTGGGCAGAGCAGAAGGGCGCACCTGGAGGAGAGCCTGACACCAGAAACCGCCCTGTGCCCCCAACAGGGAAAG AGGGGTTCAGAGGCAGCCTGCCGGGGCCCCAGGAATTGGACTCGTGGCTGGTGGGGACAGTTCGAGCACTGCAGGAGAGCATGCGGGATGTCCAGGGGAGACTGCAAAGCCTGGAGAGCATGCCTGCCCCCTGCAAGGAG CAGCGGCCCCCATCCCGAGCTCGGCCTTGGCCCCTCAGGCTCTCCGGCCCTACGCTGCTCTTCTTCCTCCTGTGGCCCTTCATTGTCCAGTGGCTCGTCAGGCAGTTTCGGACCCTGAAGAGGTGA
- the ACBD4 gene encoding acyl-CoA-binding domain-containing protein 4 isoform X1, whose protein sequence is MGTEKEIPEPDCQKQFQAAVRVIQNLPKNNSYYRPSYEEMLRFYSYYKQATMGPCLVPRPGFWDPIGRYKWDAWNSLGKMSREEAMFAYITEMKVVAQKVIDTVPLGEVADDMFGYFEPLYQVIPDMPRPPETFLQRVTGLEEQVLNGDTGTTPESPCLPKEPAPPSPESQPPRDPDPEVFCDSLEQLEPELQVWAEQKGAPGGEPDTRNRPVPPTGKEGFRGSLPGPQELDSWLVGTVRALQESMRDVQGRLQSLESMPAPCKEQRPPSRARPWPLRLSGPTLLFFLLWPFIVQWLVRQFRTLKR, encoded by the exons ATGGGTACCGAGAAAGAAATCCCGGAACCGGACTGCCAGAAACAGTTCCAGGCCGCAGTCAGAGTCATTCAGAACCTGCCCAAGAACAACA GTTATTACCGCCCCTCCTATGAAGAGATGCTTCGATTCTACAGCTACTACAAGCAGGCTACCATGGGGCCCTGCCTGGTTCCCCGGCCTGGGTTCTGGGACCCCATTGGACGATATAAGTG GGATGCCTGGAACAGCCTGGGCAAGATGAGTAGGGAGGAGGCCATGTTTGCCTACATCACTGAGATGAAGGTGGTGGCACAGAAG GTGATCGACACAGTGCCCCTGGGTGAGGTGGCAGACGACATGTTTGGTTACTTTGAGCCCCTGTACCAGGTGATCCCTGACATGCCGAGACCCCCGGAAACCTTTCTGCAAAGGGTCACAG GTCTTGAAGAGCAGGTACTGAATGGAGATACTGGGACTACCCCAGAGTCTCCCTGCCTTCCCAAGGAACCAGCACCCCCAAGCCCAG AGTCTCAGCCACCCAGGGACCCGGACCCCGAGGTTTTCTGTGAttccctggagcagctggagccTGAGCTG CAGGTTTGGGCAGAGCAGAAGGGCGCACCTGGAGGAGAGCCTGACACCAGAAACCGCCCTGTGCCCCCAACAGGGAAAG AGGGGTTCAGAGGCAGCCTGCCGGGGCCCCAGGAATTGGACTCGTGGCTGGTGGGGACAGTTCGAGCACTGCAGGAGAGCATGCGGGATGTCCAGGGGAGACTGCAAAGCCTGGAGAGCATGCCTGCCCCCTGCAAGGAG CAGCGGCCCCCATCCCGAGCTCGGCCTTGGCCCCTCAGGCTCTCCGGCCCTACGCTGCTCTTCTTCCTCCTGTGGCCCTTCATTGTCCAGTGGCTCGTCAGGCAGTTTCGGACCCTGAAGAGGTGA
- the ACBD4 gene encoding acyl-CoA-binding domain-containing protein 4 isoform X3, whose translation MGTEKEIPEPDCQKQFQAAVRVIQNLPKNNSYYRPSYEEMLRFYSYYKQATMGPCLVPRPGFWDPIGRYKWDAWNSLGKMSREEAMFAYITEMKVVAQKVIDTVPLGEVADDMFGYFEPLYQVIPDMPRPPETFLQRVTGLEEQVLNGDTGTTPESPCLPKEPAPPSPESQPPRDPDPEVFCDSLEQLEPELQVWAEQKGAPGGEPDTRNRPVPPTGKEGFRGSLPGPQELDSWLVGTVRALQESMRDVQGRLQSLESMPAPCKERPPSRARPWPLRLSGPTLLFFLLWPFIVQWLVRQFRTLKR comes from the exons ATGGGTACCGAGAAAGAAATCCCGGAACCGGACTGCCAGAAACAGTTCCAGGCCGCAGTCAGAGTCATTCAGAACCTGCCCAAGAACAACA GTTATTACCGCCCCTCCTATGAAGAGATGCTTCGATTCTACAGCTACTACAAGCAGGCTACCATGGGGCCCTGCCTGGTTCCCCGGCCTGGGTTCTGGGACCCCATTGGACGATATAAGTG GGATGCCTGGAACAGCCTGGGCAAGATGAGTAGGGAGGAGGCCATGTTTGCCTACATCACTGAGATGAAGGTGGTGGCACAGAAG GTGATCGACACAGTGCCCCTGGGTGAGGTGGCAGACGACATGTTTGGTTACTTTGAGCCCCTGTACCAGGTGATCCCTGACATGCCGAGACCCCCGGAAACCTTTCTGCAAAGGGTCACAG GTCTTGAAGAGCAGGTACTGAATGGAGATACTGGGACTACCCCAGAGTCTCCCTGCCTTCCCAAGGAACCAGCACCCCCAAGCCCAG AGTCTCAGCCACCCAGGGACCCGGACCCCGAGGTTTTCTGTGAttccctggagcagctggagccTGAGCTG CAGGTTTGGGCAGAGCAGAAGGGCGCACCTGGAGGAGAGCCTGACACCAGAAACCGCCCTGTGCCCCCAACAGGGAAAG AGGGGTTCAGAGGCAGCCTGCCGGGGCCCCAGGAATTGGACTCGTGGCTGGTGGGGACAGTTCGAGCACTGCAGGAGAGCATGCGGGATGTCCAGGGGAGACTGCAAAGCCTGGAGAGCATGCCTGCCCCCTGCAAGGAG CGGCCCCCATCCCGAGCTCGGCCTTGGCCCCTCAGGCTCTCCGGCCCTACGCTGCTCTTCTTCCTCCTGTGGCCCTTCATTGTCCAGTGGCTCGTCAGGCAGTTTCGGACCCTGAAGAGGTGA
- the ACBD4 gene encoding acyl-CoA-binding domain-containing protein 4 isoform X5 → MGTEKEIPEPDCQKQFQAAVRVIQNLPKNNSYYRPSYEEMLRFYSYYKQATMGPCLVPRPGFWDPIGRYKWDAWNSLGKMSREEAMFAYITEMKVVAQKVIDTVPLGEVADDMFGYFEPLYQVIPDMPRPPETFLQRVTESQPPRDPDPEVFCDSLEQLEPELQVWAEQKGAPGGEPDTRNRPVPPTGKEGFRGSLPGPQELDSWLVGTVRALQESMRDVQGRLQSLESMPAPCKEQRPPSRARPWPLRLSGPTLLFFLLWPFIVQWLVRQFRTLKR, encoded by the exons ATGGGTACCGAGAAAGAAATCCCGGAACCGGACTGCCAGAAACAGTTCCAGGCCGCAGTCAGAGTCATTCAGAACCTGCCCAAGAACAACA GTTATTACCGCCCCTCCTATGAAGAGATGCTTCGATTCTACAGCTACTACAAGCAGGCTACCATGGGGCCCTGCCTGGTTCCCCGGCCTGGGTTCTGGGACCCCATTGGACGATATAAGTG GGATGCCTGGAACAGCCTGGGCAAGATGAGTAGGGAGGAGGCCATGTTTGCCTACATCACTGAGATGAAGGTGGTGGCACAGAAG GTGATCGACACAGTGCCCCTGGGTGAGGTGGCAGACGACATGTTTGGTTACTTTGAGCCCCTGTACCAGGTGATCCCTGACATGCCGAGACCCCCGGAAACCTTTCTGCAAAGGGTCACAG AGTCTCAGCCACCCAGGGACCCGGACCCCGAGGTTTTCTGTGAttccctggagcagctggagccTGAGCTG CAGGTTTGGGCAGAGCAGAAGGGCGCACCTGGAGGAGAGCCTGACACCAGAAACCGCCCTGTGCCCCCAACAGGGAAAG AGGGGTTCAGAGGCAGCCTGCCGGGGCCCCAGGAATTGGACTCGTGGCTGGTGGGGACAGTTCGAGCACTGCAGGAGAGCATGCGGGATGTCCAGGGGAGACTGCAAAGCCTGGAGAGCATGCCTGCCCCCTGCAAGGAG CAGCGGCCCCCATCCCGAGCTCGGCCTTGGCCCCTCAGGCTCTCCGGCCCTACGCTGCTCTTCTTCCTCCTGTGGCCCTTCATTGTCCAGTGGCTCGTCAGGCAGTTTCGGACCCTGAAGAGGTGA
- the HEXIM1 gene encoding protein HEXIM1, producing the protein MAEPLASEYQHQPPTSNCAGADAVQEERNPDRPPGAEEPVPEDDSRWQSRAVPQPEGCPGPEGEGSLEPQPSPLQTQVCPEPSCLEADEKGQNGDDLSAVGTVPPPAGGEQRPETEPLPQPCQDSEANKLGAPAAGGEESWKQQQRQLGKKKHRRRPSKKKRHWKPYYKLTWEEKRKFDEKQSLRASRIRAEMFAKGQPVAPYNTTQFLMDDHDQEEPDLKTGFYPKRAAAKSDTSDEEFMEEAGEEDGGSDGMGGDGSEFLQRDFSETYERYHAESLQNMSKQELIREYLELEKCLSRMEDENNRLRLESKRLGGGDDARVRELELELDRLRAENLQLLTENELHRQQERAPLSTFGD; encoded by the coding sequence ATGGCCGAGCCGCTCGCGTCGGAATATCAGCACCAGCCTCCAACTAGCAACTGTGCAGGTGCTGATGCTGTCCAAGAAGAGCGGAACCCCGACCGCCCCCCAGGCGCAGAGGAGCCGGTGCCCGAGGACGACAGTAGGTGGCAATCAAGAGCGGTCCCCCAGCCGGAGGGCTGTCCAGGGCCCGAGGGGGAAGGGAGCCTGGAACCCCAGCCGTCTCCTTTGCAAACCCAGGTCTGCCCAGAACCTAGCTGCCTGGAAGCGGACGAAAAGGGCCAGAATGGAGATGACTTGTCCGCTGTCGGAACAGTCCCGCCGCCAGCGGGAGGGGAACAGAGGCCCGAGACTGAACCGCTCCCCCAACCGTGTCAGGACTCCGAAGCCAACAAGTTGGGGGCTCCTGCCGCTGGAGGCGAGGAGTCGTGGAAACAGCAGCAGAGACAGCTGGGCAAGAAAAAACATCGGCGACGCCCTTCCAAGAAGAAGCGGCATTGGAAGCCCTACTACAAGCTGACttgggaggagaagagaaagttcGACGAGAAACAGAGTCTTCGAGCTTCGAGGATTCGAGCCGAGATGTTCGCCAAGGGCCAGCCGGTGGCGCCCTATAACACCACGCAGTTCCTCATGGATGATCACGACCAGGAGGAGCCGGATCTCAAAACCGGCTTCTACCCCAAGCGGGCTGCGGCCAAATCGGACACCAGCGATGAAGAGTTCATGGAAGAGGCGGGTGAGGAGGATGGGGGCAGCGACGGGATGGGAGGAGACGGCAGCGAGTTTCTGCAGCGGGACTTCTCGGAGACGTACGAGCGGTACCACGCGGAGAGCCTCCAGAACATGAGCAAGCAGGAGCTCATCAGGGAGTACCTGGAGCTGGAGAAGTGCCTCTCCCGCATGGAGGATGAGAACAACCGGTTGCGGCTGGAAAGCAAGCGGCTGGGTGGCGGCGACGACGCGCGCGTccgggagctggagctggagctggaccGGCTGCGCGCCGAGAACCTCCAGCTGCTGACGGAGAACGAACTGCACCGGCAGCAGGAGCGAGCACCGCTGTCCACGTTTGGAGACTAG
- the ACBD4 gene encoding acyl-CoA-binding domain-containing protein 4 isoform X4: MGTEKEIPEPDCQKQFQAAVRVIQNLPKNNSYYRPSYEEMLRFYSYYKQATMGPCLVPRPGFWDPIGRYKWDAWNSLGKMSREEAMFAYITEMKVVAQKVIDTVPLGEVADDMFGYFEPLYQVIPDMPRPPETFLQRVTGLEEQVLNGDTGTTPESPCLPKEPAPPSPESQPPRDPDPEVFCDSLEQLEPELVWAEQKGAPGGEPDTRNRPVPPTGKEGFRGSLPGPQELDSWLVGTVRALQESMRDVQGRLQSLESMPAPCKERPPSRARPWPLRLSGPTLLFFLLWPFIVQWLVRQFRTLKR; the protein is encoded by the exons ATGGGTACCGAGAAAGAAATCCCGGAACCGGACTGCCAGAAACAGTTCCAGGCCGCAGTCAGAGTCATTCAGAACCTGCCCAAGAACAACA GTTATTACCGCCCCTCCTATGAAGAGATGCTTCGATTCTACAGCTACTACAAGCAGGCTACCATGGGGCCCTGCCTGGTTCCCCGGCCTGGGTTCTGGGACCCCATTGGACGATATAAGTG GGATGCCTGGAACAGCCTGGGCAAGATGAGTAGGGAGGAGGCCATGTTTGCCTACATCACTGAGATGAAGGTGGTGGCACAGAAG GTGATCGACACAGTGCCCCTGGGTGAGGTGGCAGACGACATGTTTGGTTACTTTGAGCCCCTGTACCAGGTGATCCCTGACATGCCGAGACCCCCGGAAACCTTTCTGCAAAGGGTCACAG GTCTTGAAGAGCAGGTACTGAATGGAGATACTGGGACTACCCCAGAGTCTCCCTGCCTTCCCAAGGAACCAGCACCCCCAAGCCCAG AGTCTCAGCCACCCAGGGACCCGGACCCCGAGGTTTTCTGTGAttccctggagcagctggagccTGAGCTG GTTTGGGCAGAGCAGAAGGGCGCACCTGGAGGAGAGCCTGACACCAGAAACCGCCCTGTGCCCCCAACAGGGAAAG AGGGGTTCAGAGGCAGCCTGCCGGGGCCCCAGGAATTGGACTCGTGGCTGGTGGGGACAGTTCGAGCACTGCAGGAGAGCATGCGGGATGTCCAGGGGAGACTGCAAAGCCTGGAGAGCATGCCTGCCCCCTGCAAGGAG CGGCCCCCATCCCGAGCTCGGCCTTGGCCCCTCAGGCTCTCCGGCCCTACGCTGCTCTTCTTCCTCCTGTGGCCCTTCATTGTCCAGTGGCTCGTCAGGCAGTTTCGGACCCTGAAGAGGTGA
- the ACBD4 gene encoding acyl-CoA-binding domain-containing protein 4 isoform X6 → MSREEAMFAYITEMKVVAQKVIDTVPLGEVADDMFGYFEPLYQVIPDMPRPPETFLQRVTGLEEQVLNGDTGTTPESPCLPKEPAPPSPESQPPRDPDPEVFCDSLEQLEPELQVWAEQKGAPGGEPDTRNRPVPPTGKEGFRGSLPGPQELDSWLVGTVRALQESMRDVQGRLQSLESMPAPCKEQRPPSRARPWPLRLSGPTLLFFLLWPFIVQWLVRQFRTLKR, encoded by the exons ATGAGTAGGGAGGAGGCCATGTTTGCCTACATCACTGAGATGAAGGTGGTGGCACAGAAG GTGATCGACACAGTGCCCCTGGGTGAGGTGGCAGACGACATGTTTGGTTACTTTGAGCCCCTGTACCAGGTGATCCCTGACATGCCGAGACCCCCGGAAACCTTTCTGCAAAGGGTCACAG GTCTTGAAGAGCAGGTACTGAATGGAGATACTGGGACTACCCCAGAGTCTCCCTGCCTTCCCAAGGAACCAGCACCCCCAAGCCCAG AGTCTCAGCCACCCAGGGACCCGGACCCCGAGGTTTTCTGTGAttccctggagcagctggagccTGAGCTG CAGGTTTGGGCAGAGCAGAAGGGCGCACCTGGAGGAGAGCCTGACACCAGAAACCGCCCTGTGCCCCCAACAGGGAAAG AGGGGTTCAGAGGCAGCCTGCCGGGGCCCCAGGAATTGGACTCGTGGCTGGTGGGGACAGTTCGAGCACTGCAGGAGAGCATGCGGGATGTCCAGGGGAGACTGCAAAGCCTGGAGAGCATGCCTGCCCCCTGCAAGGAG CAGCGGCCCCCATCCCGAGCTCGGCCTTGGCCCCTCAGGCTCTCCGGCCCTACGCTGCTCTTCTTCCTCCTGTGGCCCTTCATTGTCCAGTGGCTCGTCAGGCAGTTTCGGACCCTGAAGAGGTGA